A genomic stretch from Tenrec ecaudatus isolate mTenEca1 chromosome X, mTenEca1.hap1, whole genome shotgun sequence includes:
- the USP26 gene encoding ubiquitin carboxyl-terminal hydrolase 26, whose product MTTLLVPGSVQIWTKKNGLSKSKGAYIEIVEEDEKVRMVIHFSTEDSIKDFPLTNNVREIVYRLDEEGQNHLHITFQNNSFLYIGQLAYSDAVQLKSILDRVQKKEDPPSAGSPQDIGSSSSTTAQEGALASAQRRGGNSQSGSLAAALERELSSLLAACLLDAHTVSSERGRGKSKKKSSRRIKEAKTYRYLLIKKLSVHPVRYVTLHLEKPLAFKGFRQNAKLKFAAQFDPSSGESSALDKTQQMRAVSFSNLLSHLFEPPYQQDGLESWEEAELCFAFCPDKQWQGFPNTGNTCYMNAVLQSLFSIPSFCDDLLSQSLQWGQVPFNDLTLCCAQLLLLRNVCNINIKDKILENIKRIISTITSTFSTNIQNDAHEFLGHCFQHMKESLSKVQVVLEASCEVETGSVPQRAVPEALVCPITTNFEFELQYSFICQGCAHVVIKPEVNNYLSIHLPRKKGKKEFCIQSSLDFFFEPEEIDYRCERCNHIGSIATYAFKKLPRVLIVHLKRYNYCDHWFLSKDQQLVLIPKYIDLASHCDESTQPPIPLGNSVHIWDSEAEVLSEVVTKGVSEPPKPSVNSSSDFDSLFKYLVSPKQIEALRAQSAKEEGARKQQGEGLAKGPQPGITDPEKGSSRLEAASKEQLPKGRSGKHQKCSSKSNVWAHLQQAYNPVKYMEMFPPTQSGNGKKTEEPHNVCVVSPRDSEETRYSWPQETSSPHLAKPDAQGHTEDLTRPVEVSCQMAKVESQCKSCSSQRIGKQDTSASEDEDINAEREKQVSGPFAYQLFGMISHVGDNLQSGHYVNDAYDFEKKEWFTYSDLKVSMLAEDPKKVVIRPLGGYIFFYMHKEVFEELQKRAEDSGSCGTEAAGDASQKE is encoded by the coding sequence ATGACCACTCTGCTGGTACCTGGTTCTGTCCAAATATGGACCAAGAAGAATGGGTTGAGTAAGTCAAAAGGTGCATATATTGAGATCGTGGAAGAGGATGAGAAGGTTAGAATGGTGATCCATTTCAGCACTGAAGACAGTATAAAAGATTTCCCGCTAACTAATAATGTGAGAGAGATCGTCTATAGATTGGATGAAGAAGGGCAAAATCACCTCCATATCACTTTCCAAAATAATAGCTTCCTGTATATTGGCCAGTTGGCCTACAGTGATGCTGTACAGTTGAAGAGCATTCTGGATAGGGTTCAGAAAAAAGAAGATCCACCATCCGCGGGATCTCCTCAAGATATAGGTAGTTCTTCCAGCACAACAGCACAGgaaggggccctagcctcagctcaaCGGAGAGGGGGGAACTCCCAGAGTGGGTCACTGGCAGCAGCACTGGAAAGGGAGTTGTCCTCATTGTTAGCAGCTTGCTTACTCGATGCCCACACAGTGTCATCAGAACGTGGACGTGggaaaagcaagaagaaatcctcccGTCGCATCAAGGAGGCGAAAACGTATAGGTACCTCCTAATCAAGAAactcagtgtacatcctgtgagaTATGTCACCCTCCATCTTGAGAAACCATTGGCTTTCAAAGGATTTAGACAGAATGCGAAATTGAAATTTGCAGCTCAGTTTGATCCCAGTTCTGGTGAAAGCTCTGCCCTAGATAAGACTCAACAAATGCGAGCAGTCTCTTTCTCAAACCTTTTGAGCCATCTCTTTGAGCCGCCCTATCAACAGGATGGCCTAGAATCGTGGGAGGAAGCTGAGTTGTGCTTTGCCTTTTGTCCTGATAAACAGTGGCAAGGCTTCCCCAATACCGGCAACACTTGCTATATGAACGCTGTCCTGCAATCCCTCTTTTCTATCCCTTCGTTTTGTGATGATTTACTGAGCCAGAGCCTCCAGTGGGGTCAAGTTCCCTTTAATGATCTGACTTTATGTTGTGCTCAGCTGCTTCTGTTGCGAAATGTATGCAACATCAACattaaggacaaaatacttgaaaACATTAAGAGAATCATTTCAACCATCACCAGTACTTTCTCTACGAACATCCAGAATGATGCCCATGAGTTTTTAGGCCACTGTTTCCAACACATGAAAGAGAGTTTGAGCAAAGTGCAAGTGGTGTTGGAGGCCAGTTGTGAAGTGGAGACAGGCAGCGTGCCTCAGCGTGCTGTGCCAGAAGCGCTGGTGTGTCCAATCACCACAAATTTTGAGTTTGAGCTGCAATACTCATTCATTTGTCAGGGTTGTGCTCACGTTGTTATCAAACCGGAAGTGAACAATTACCTCTCGATCCACCTTCCCCGAAAAAAGGGTAAAAAAGAATTTTGCATTCAGTCCAGTTTAGATTTTTTCTTTGAACCAGAAGAAATCGACTATAGATGTGAGAGGTGTAATCACATAGGGTCAATTGCCACATATGCCTTTAAGAAGCTTCCCAGGGTTCTCATTGTTCATCTGAAACGCTATAACTATTGTGATCATTGGTTCTTAAGCAAGGATCAGCAGCTTGTTCTTATTCCCAAATACATAGATTTAGCTTCTCACTGTGATGAAAGCACCCAGCCACCTATTCCCTTGGGAAACTCTGTCCATATTTGGGATTCGGAAGCTGAAGTACTCTCTGAAGTTGTGACAAAAGGTGTGTCTGAGCCACCCAAACCATCAGTCAACTCGTCCTCCGACTTTGATTCCTTGTTTAAGTACCTTGTGTCACCCAAGCAGATAGAGGCGCTAAGAGCTCAGAGCGCCAAGGAGGAAGGGGCAAGAAAACAGCAGGGTGAAGGTTTAGCAAAGGGTCCTCAGCCAGGTATAACAGACCCagaaaagggaagctcaagattAGAGGCAGCCAGTAAAGAGCAGCTGCCAAAAGGTCGCTCAGGCAAGCATCAGAAATGCAGCAGTAAAAGTAATGTATGGGCCCATCTCCAGCAGGCATACAATCCTGTGAAATATATGGAAATGTTTCCACCAACACAGTCTGGAAATGGGAAGAAAACAGAAGAACCCcacaatgtgtgtgtggtgtcgcCCAGAGATTCAGAGGAGACAAGGTACTCGTGGCCTCAGGAAACATCGTCGCCACATCTTGCGAAGCCAGATGCTCAAGGGCACACCGAGGATCTTACCAGACCCGTGGAAGTAAGTTGCCAGATGGCTAAAGTGGAATCCCAGTGTAAATCATGTTCTAGTCAGAGGATTGGAAAGCAAGATACTTCAGCCAgcgaagatgaagacattaatgCTGAAAGAGAGAAGCAGGTCAGTGGTCCTTTTGCCTATCAGCTCTTTGGCATGATCAGCCATGTGGGGGATAACCTGCAATCAGGCCATTATGTCAACGATGCCTACGACTTTGAGAAGAAGGAGTGGTTCACCTACAGTGACCTGAAAGTTTCGATGTTGGCTGAGGATCCAAAGAAGGTAGTGATTAGACCCCTTGGTGGGTACATCTTCTTCTATATGCACAAGGAGGTTTTTGAAGAGCTCCAGAAACGGGCAGAGGATTCCGGGAGTTGTGGCACAGAGGCAGCTGGGGATGCCTCTCAGAAGGAGTAG